One stretch of Lodderomyces beijingensis strain CBS 14171 genome assembly, chromosome: 3 DNA includes these proteins:
- a CDS encoding mitochondrial 37S ribosomal protein uS12m has protein sequence MFKSMIGSIGRSIAMKPSHAMTPYFKSAHQITPLTSPAFSTQLRYSSLNQIQKYKHYDPVKIRPSKSPDLEGNPFKKGVILRIMILKPKKPNSALRKCARVRLTNGNVISALIPGEGHNLQEHHVVLVRGGRVQDVPGVKYHLVRGAYDLVGVANRMKSRSKYGVKKPKN, from the coding sequence ATGTTTAAGTCGATGATAGGGTCAATAGGCCGGTCGATAGCGATGAAACCAAGCCACGCCATGACGCCGTATTTCAAATCCGCCCACCAGATAACGCCACTCACATCACCGGCATTCTCAACGCAACTTCGATACTCGAGCTTGAACCAAATCCAGAAATACAAACACTACGACCCTGTCAAGATCCGTCCTAGCAAATCGCCGGATCTCGAAGGCAACCCATTCAAAAAAGGGGTGATTCTACGCATcatgattttgaaaccaaagaaacCCAATTCCGCATTGAGAAAATGTGCTCGAGTCAGATTGACTAATGGTAACGTGATAAGTGCTTTGATACCTGGTGAGGGCCACAATTTACAAGAGCATCatgtggtgttggtgcgAGGCGGTCGTGTTCAGGATGTTCCTGGTGTCAAGTACCATTTGGTCCGGGGAGCTTACGACTTGGTGGGTGTTGCTAACCGGATGAAATCGAGGAGTAAATACGGAGTCAAGAAGCCCAAGAACTAG